A single Lysinibacter sp. HNR DNA region contains:
- a CDS encoding DEAD/DEAH box helicase, giving the protein MTTFSELGIEQDIVAALASTGIVDAFPIQEQTIPLALAGQDIIGEAKTGTGKTFAFGLPLFQRIGATPEPGVRALVVVPTRELAMQVTEDLILAASNRQVAIASIYGGKAYEGQVEQLKAGAQIVVGTPGRLLDLVGQRLLNLSGVREMVLDEADKMLDLGFLPDIEKLFSQVPADRRHTMLFSATMPGPIIALARRFMSKPVHIRATNPEEGLTQANIQHLVYRAHQLDKDEVIARILMAEGRGKTVVFTRTKRAAAKLVDELNDRGFNAAAVHGDLNQEQRERAMQAFKSGKKDVLIATDVAARGIDVDDVTHVINHTIPEDEKTYLHRVGRTGRAGRTGIAVTFVDWEDLHKWALINKALEFNQPEPVETYSSSPHLYSDLNIPESATGRLKPPASQEPAPRENSRRRSGLQRTNPKQGESRGTSRDPKNSGTNRSRTQKSEPSQGSNSASQDDPATTAQQPRVRRRRRRHHGTAEGSASPAE; this is encoded by the coding sequence GTGACTACTTTCTCAGAACTTGGCATTGAGCAGGACATTGTTGCTGCCCTCGCCAGCACAGGTATCGTTGATGCTTTCCCCATCCAAGAACAAACAATTCCGTTAGCCCTTGCTGGTCAAGACATTATTGGCGAGGCAAAAACCGGAACCGGTAAAACGTTTGCCTTTGGCCTCCCCCTGTTCCAGCGCATCGGTGCAACACCCGAACCCGGAGTGCGGGCCCTCGTGGTGGTTCCCACCCGCGAATTGGCCATGCAGGTGACAGAGGATCTAATTCTCGCCGCCTCCAACCGCCAGGTTGCCATTGCGTCAATTTATGGTGGAAAAGCCTACGAGGGCCAGGTTGAACAGCTCAAAGCCGGCGCACAGATTGTTGTGGGTACACCGGGTCGACTGCTTGACCTGGTGGGTCAGCGGCTACTTAACCTGAGCGGTGTGCGCGAAATGGTTCTCGACGAGGCCGATAAAATGCTTGATCTCGGCTTCCTTCCCGATATTGAAAAATTATTCTCCCAGGTCCCGGCGGATCGCCGCCACACAATGCTTTTCTCTGCCACCATGCCCGGACCGATCATCGCGCTGGCCCGTCGCTTCATGTCTAAACCGGTTCATATCCGGGCAACCAACCCCGAGGAGGGGCTCACCCAAGCCAATATTCAGCACCTTGTCTATCGCGCCCACCAGCTCGATAAGGACGAGGTCATTGCTCGCATCCTTATGGCTGAGGGACGGGGTAAAACAGTCGTCTTCACCCGCACCAAACGGGCGGCAGCCAAGCTTGTTGACGAGCTTAACGACCGAGGGTTTAACGCGGCAGCCGTGCACGGTGATCTCAATCAAGAACAGCGTGAGCGCGCAATGCAGGCGTTTAAATCGGGTAAGAAAGACGTTCTTATCGCCACCGACGTCGCCGCTCGCGGAATCGACGTAGACGACGTTACCCATGTGATCAATCACACTATTCCCGAGGATGAGAAAACCTATCTCCACCGGGTCGGACGCACCGGACGTGCTGGACGCACCGGAATCGCCGTAACCTTTGTGGATTGGGAAGATCTTCACAAGTGGGCGCTCATTAATAAGGCACTCGAGTTCAACCAGCCGGAGCCCGTTGAAACCTACTCTTCGTCGCCTCACCTCTACAGCGATCTCAATATTCCCGAAAGCGCTACCGGACGACTCAAGCCGCCCGCCTCGCAGGAACCTGCGCCGCGCGAAAACTCACGTCGCCGCAGCGGATTACAGCGCACGAATCCCAAACAAGGCGAATCGAGAGGCACCTCCAGAGACCCGAAAAACTCGGGAACCAACCGTTCACGCACACAGAAGAGCGAACCCTCGCAGGGGTCTAACTCAGCATCACAAGACGATCCAGCGACCACAGCTCAGCAACCTCGTGTACGCCGTCGCCGTCGCCGACACCACGGCACGGCAGAGGGCTCTGCATCCCCCGCCGAATAA
- a CDS encoding ferritin-like fold-containing protein encodes MFSWFRKRRSTPTAAHRLRSRDEISAAAKVDLAELAPGIIPYLGLVSYLQLEIYEAASRAVADAPDLVAKEVLSNAAGLSLNKYKEFAAELRRRQRDPATVMEPYSHSINRYTDRVSPANWNELLLLVYLCGGFFEDFFSQLARGLDDKYGDSAAEILSSDSGRSEVAMLLERAIRDNPKNGDRLALWGRRLVGDSLLVARSTLVLSDNSDDDEKKIEPVFTELISTHIKRMDALGLTA; translated from the coding sequence GTGTTTTCTTGGTTTCGTAAGCGGCGTTCGACGCCCACCGCAGCTCATCGCTTGCGGTCTCGCGACGAAATTAGTGCTGCTGCGAAGGTCGATCTCGCTGAATTAGCCCCAGGAATTATCCCGTACCTTGGGCTAGTTTCCTACCTGCAATTGGAGATCTACGAGGCAGCGTCGCGTGCCGTGGCTGATGCCCCCGATCTGGTTGCCAAGGAGGTTTTAAGCAACGCTGCGGGCCTTTCGCTCAATAAATACAAGGAGTTTGCTGCGGAGCTTCGTCGGCGGCAAAGAGACCCGGCTACGGTTATGGAGCCGTACTCGCACTCAATTAATCGCTACACTGATCGGGTCAGTCCTGCAAATTGGAATGAGCTTTTACTGCTTGTTTATCTGTGCGGTGGATTTTTTGAGGATTTCTTTTCGCAATTGGCGCGAGGACTCGATGATAAATACGGTGACAGCGCGGCGGAGATTCTTAGTTCCGATTCCGGAAGGTCTGAGGTGGCGATGCTTCTGGAGCGTGCAATTCGCGATAACCCCAAGAATGGTGATCGCTTAGCCCTGTGGGGGCGGAGGCTCGTGGGGGACTCGCTCCTGGTGGCCCGTTCAACGCTTGTATTGAGTGACAATTCGGATGACGACGAGAAGAAGATCGAACCGGTATTTACCGAACTTATCTCAACCCACATTAAAAGAATGGATGCCCTGGGCCTCACCGCGTAG
- a CDS encoding PHP domain-containing protein, which produces MNHSGLLKQWSQVAWTEGRYDLHTHSIASDGTLTPSQIVREAADLGLGGIALTDHDTMAGWAEAEEAAREHGLSFVPGVELTTKTHTGFVVHLLAYFIDPQDAALYEVMERVRRDRDRRARDMVALISQDIALSWADVESLVSDGATIGRPHIADALVSLGFYPDRGAAFNDVLHPGSKYYVPNYAVETLEAVRLVRLAGGLPVLAHPAASRQRAPIPIPALEALVDAGLYGIELDHPENRREWLPPLRSASERLGLMVTGSSDYHGAGKENRLGDCATDASIVRKMATDAGKKR; this is translated from the coding sequence ATGAACCACAGCGGATTGCTGAAACAGTGGTCACAGGTTGCGTGGACCGAGGGTCGATACGATCTGCACACACACTCCATAGCGTCGGACGGCACCCTGACCCCCTCCCAGATTGTGCGTGAGGCAGCGGACCTTGGCTTGGGCGGAATAGCTCTTACCGACCACGACACGATGGCCGGGTGGGCGGAGGCGGAGGAGGCAGCGAGGGAGCACGGCCTTTCTTTTGTGCCCGGGGTGGAGCTCACCACAAAAACACACACCGGATTTGTGGTTCATCTCCTGGCGTATTTTATTGACCCGCAGGATGCCGCGCTGTACGAGGTTATGGAGCGAGTGCGCAGGGATCGGGATCGGCGAGCCCGCGATATGGTGGCGCTTATTTCGCAGGATATTGCGCTCAGCTGGGCGGATGTTGAAAGCCTGGTATCGGACGGGGCCACAATAGGGCGGCCCCACATCGCGGATGCCCTGGTCAGTCTTGGGTTTTATCCTGATCGGGGTGCCGCTTTTAACGACGTATTGCACCCCGGGAGTAAGTATTACGTGCCCAACTATGCGGTGGAAACCCTCGAGGCGGTGCGTCTGGTTCGGCTGGCTGGTGGATTGCCCGTGCTGGCTCACCCTGCGGCCAGCCGGCAGAGGGCACCCATCCCCATTCCCGCGCTTGAGGCTCTGGTCGATGCCGGTCTGTACGGCATTGAGCTTGACCATCCGGAGAATCGTCGCGAGTGGCTTCCCCCACTGAGGAGCGCCTCGGAGCGGTTAGGTTTGATGGTGACCGGATCGAGCGATTATCACGGTGCGGGCAAAGAAAATCGCCTGGGCGATTGCGCAACCGATGCGTCTATAGTCCGTAAAATGGCGACGGATGCTGGGAAAAAACGCTAG
- the era gene encoding GTPase Era, with protein sequence MSDDGVADPQYRAGFVSFIGRPNVGKSTLTNALVGEKIAITSDKPQTTRRAIRGIVHRQDGQIIVVDTPGIHRPRTLLGERLNALVKSILGDVDVIGFCVPANEKLGPGDRFINDELSLFPRAKKVAIVTKMDVASRTQAITQLAAVGEMREWDAVIPLSAVTGEQIDILAAELVKLMPVSPQLYPDESVTDELTDDRIAEFIREAALEGVRDELPHSIAVSIEETIEREDKPLLEIYANIYVERDSQKGIIIGHQGSRLRNVGRVARAQIEPLVGKKVYLSLRVKVAKEWQRDPKMLRRLGF encoded by the coding sequence GTGTCGGACGATGGTGTCGCCGACCCACAGTACCGGGCGGGATTTGTGTCCTTCATTGGGCGACCAAACGTTGGAAAGTCAACTCTAACCAACGCGCTGGTGGGTGAGAAGATCGCGATCACTAGCGACAAACCTCAGACAACCCGCCGCGCGATTCGGGGTATTGTCCATCGTCAAGACGGGCAGATTATCGTGGTGGATACTCCGGGAATACACAGGCCTCGAACCCTGCTGGGGGAGCGCTTAAACGCCCTCGTAAAATCGATTCTCGGTGATGTGGATGTTATCGGTTTCTGTGTGCCCGCCAATGAAAAGCTTGGCCCCGGAGATCGTTTTATTAACGATGAACTGAGTCTCTTCCCTCGGGCCAAGAAGGTGGCCATCGTGACCAAGATGGATGTAGCAAGTCGTACGCAGGCCATTACACAGCTGGCTGCGGTTGGTGAGATGCGCGAGTGGGATGCAGTGATTCCGCTCTCTGCCGTCACGGGTGAGCAGATAGATATTTTGGCCGCTGAGTTGGTAAAATTGATGCCCGTTTCGCCGCAATTGTATCCGGACGAGAGCGTCACCGATGAGCTTACGGATGACCGCATCGCGGAGTTTATTCGCGAGGCGGCCCTTGAGGGGGTGCGCGACGAGTTGCCCCACTCGATAGCGGTTTCGATTGAGGAGACCATTGAGCGTGAAGACAAACCGCTCCTTGAGATCTACGCCAATATTTATGTTGAGCGGGATAGCCAGAAGGGCATCATCATCGGTCATCAGGGCTCGAGGCTTCGCAACGTTGGCAGGGTGGCTCGGGCACAGATTGAACCTCTCGTGGGCAAAAAAGTGTATCTCTCGCTCCGGGTCAAGGTGGCAAAAGAGTGGCAGCGCGACCCCAAGATGTTGAGACGATTAGGCTTTTAA
- the leuA gene encoding 2-isopropylmalate synthase, with protein MQNTQKSSGMPIHKYVPFHKQITVSLPDRTWPDNRITQAPRWCAVDLRDGNQALVDPMTPERKRIMFDLLVQMGYKEIEVGFPSASQTDFDFVRSLIEENAIPDDVTIQVLTQAREHLIKRTYESLVGAKRAIVHLYNSTSVLQRDVVFRTDVAGVKKIAVDGARLCVASESIAAGTDIYYEYSPESYTGTELEVAVEVCNAVLEVFKPTPDRKVILNLPSTVEMTTPNVYADSIEWMGRHLNHRENVIISLHPHNDRGTGIAAAELGYLAGADRIEGCLFGNGERTGNVDLVALGLNLLTQGIDPQINFSNLDEIRRTAEYCTQLRVHERSPWAGDLVYTAFSGSHQDAIKKGFEHMAADASKAGVTTDDIPWAVPYLPIDPRDVGRTYEAVIRVNSQSGKGGVAYLLKTDHSLDLPRRLQVEFSSVVQKRTDAEGGEYTSEQIWSLFQDEYLPSTIEDSFAKWGRYEIIRTQSSNEPNGTTDLMVGLRVDREETTVESVGNGPVDAFISAMQQQGHEITLYDYVEHAMSEGGDAVAAAYVDLAVDGTRLWGVGIDPDITTATLKAIVSSVNRAVRAKQKDQVHAGA; from the coding sequence GTGCAAAACACGCAAAAATCTTCGGGAATGCCGATTCACAAATACGTTCCCTTTCACAAACAGATCACGGTAAGCCTGCCGGATCGCACCTGGCCCGATAATCGTATTACCCAAGCTCCCCGCTGGTGTGCGGTCGATCTTCGCGACGGCAATCAGGCTCTTGTAGACCCAATGACCCCGGAACGCAAGCGCATCATGTTTGATCTACTTGTGCAGATGGGCTATAAGGAGATCGAGGTTGGTTTTCCGAGCGCGAGTCAGACCGACTTCGATTTTGTGCGCTCCTTGATTGAGGAAAACGCCATCCCCGATGACGTGACCATTCAGGTTCTTACCCAGGCGCGAGAGCACCTGATTAAGCGCACCTATGAGTCGCTTGTGGGCGCAAAACGAGCCATCGTGCATCTCTATAACTCCACAAGTGTGCTTCAGCGAGACGTTGTCTTCCGCACCGACGTTGCCGGGGTCAAAAAAATCGCGGTCGACGGTGCCAGGCTCTGTGTCGCCTCGGAGAGCATCGCCGCCGGGACGGATATCTACTACGAGTATTCGCCCGAAAGCTACACCGGAACCGAGCTAGAGGTTGCTGTTGAGGTGTGTAACGCGGTGCTTGAGGTGTTTAAACCCACACCGGATCGCAAGGTGATTCTCAACCTGCCCTCAACCGTTGAGATGACTACTCCCAACGTGTATGCCGACTCAATTGAATGGATGGGTCGTCACCTTAACCATCGTGAGAATGTCATTATCTCTCTCCATCCCCACAATGATCGTGGAACGGGTATTGCGGCGGCGGAACTGGGATACCTAGCCGGTGCCGACCGCATCGAGGGCTGTCTCTTTGGCAACGGTGAGCGCACCGGAAACGTTGATCTGGTCGCGCTGGGTCTCAACCTCCTCACGCAGGGGATTGACCCGCAGATTAACTTCAGCAACCTGGACGAGATAAGGCGCACAGCCGAATACTGCACGCAGCTACGGGTTCACGAACGCAGTCCGTGGGCCGGAGACCTGGTCTACACGGCCTTTAGCGGTTCCCACCAGGACGCCATCAAAAAAGGCTTTGAGCACATGGCCGCAGACGCGTCCAAAGCAGGCGTGACCACCGACGATATTCCCTGGGCCGTTCCGTATCTGCCCATTGACCCGCGTGACGTGGGTCGAACCTATGAGGCGGTTATCCGGGTGAACTCACAATCGGGCAAGGGCGGAGTTGCCTACCTACTCAAAACCGATCACTCCCTTGACCTGCCACGCCGCTTGCAGGTGGAGTTTAGCTCCGTAGTGCAAAAGAGGACCGATGCCGAGGGCGGAGAATACACGAGCGAGCAAATTTGGTCTCTCTTCCAGGATGAATATCTTCCATCCACAATAGAAGATTCGTTTGCCAAATGGGGTCGTTACGAGATCATCCGCACTCAAAGTTCAAACGAACCCAACGGTACCACCGACCTGATGGTAGGGCTGCGGGTGGATCGCGAGGAGACCACTGTAGAGTCGGTGGGTAACGGGCCTGTCGACGCCTTTATCTCGGCCATGCAGCAACAGGGCCATGAGATTACCCTGTACGACTATGTTGAGCATGCGATGAGCGAGGGCGGCGATGCCGTCGCAGCCGCTTATGTTGATCTTGCTGTTGACGGGACTCGTCTCTGGGGTGTGGGTATCGACCCCGACATCACCACGGCCACGCTTAAGGCAATTGTGAGCTCTGTGAACCGCGCTGTCCGCGCAAAACAGAAAGATCAGGTGCACGCGGGAGCCTAG
- a CDS encoding UrvD/REP family ATP-dependent DNA helicase yields the protein MTRVRDNHRQAKYVAEVVMGSIESMAERSEEPSEWDVSQQAALGLQNGQHGVIVGAPGSGKTEILLRLYADRVLRDGLSPDQITVLSPTRLSATHLRATLDARLKQPSTGARARTSTSLAVQMVTTARSLAGQKPPRLLTGASQDQLIESLLATEQVLALPWPGELTPDVRALRGFRNQLRELIRVCVDYRITTQELLALGNAHNRPEWVACAQLMPLYWEAAAERHPGELDLSQFHRAAADLLDSVTTGVDRASILGEAARLQTIFIDDAHELTRSSIELLAAFARRGVSIVAAGDPDITTGAFQGAEPEFLAQMKNFVADQRVHTFELMSVYRHGSTIRELIQRVSGAIGAAGWGIQRAAPAVREESQENNSVLLGTVPSGSQEAAAIARLLREQHLGAGSLPENPEPLEWSKMAVICRSRGQAAALAEALVALDVPTSVTAGGTVLRDHTIVRDLVFVSSIALGETKLDSESLARLLRGPLCGLDHIALRRLRAALLHEERMQQKVSPHEEDAPSVEPAEGAESPVSSREEDARRERVFTAQIRSADELLLEAFLDPQGFLTIDTEAARRAEKLQKIMRATRLVAHEGSIEEILWAAWDASQLSRVWEKQALGSTGIVADEANRSLDAVVALFFAAQRYEERSPGSDPRAFITLLMSSDLPEDTLAPRARQDCVTVTTPNGVIGRSFDLVIVSGVQEGVWPNLRLRGSLLAVTSLIELCERGVTGTGHSPTGNGSVPVVDATSTDTHNRRTVLHDELRMFNQALSRATSRVVIVAVDNEDSFPSRFFNLVPGEGPQQLPSGTLSLRGMVGTLRSNLEAQLVNSRKDSEMAGSQDVSGEAESRDFQVSAAALALLSRHGIAGAHPEEWYGILPPSSNTPLVDLTDESSVVSVSPSRLETLENCELDWAIGFLGGGDTSAVAGLGTLVHRALEHEQTPNVSALMVQVDAGWNALSFDAEWEERRMHERARQMVVRLVEYLGAFERAHGRLLTAEQSFRVISERVRLSGAIDRIEIYPPDPQEESDMFSGRVVIVDLKTGNPGVTAKTVGENAQLSAYQLALESGALEGIPAQATSGGAKLIVVSPDLATYKSVEQAPLSPQELSAFRGRLASAAERMAGASFHANIARHCSNPHNFGLCTLHTVRAVSFR from the coding sequence ATGACTAGGGTACGCGACAATCACCGTCAAGCTAAATACGTTGCGGAGGTTGTGATGGGTAGCATTGAGAGCATGGCCGAAAGAAGCGAAGAACCGTCTGAGTGGGATGTCTCCCAACAGGCGGCTCTGGGCCTGCAAAATGGGCAGCACGGGGTGATAGTCGGGGCTCCGGGCTCGGGCAAAACCGAGATACTGCTGAGGCTTTACGCTGACCGCGTATTGCGTGATGGTCTCTCTCCCGACCAGATCACAGTGCTCTCTCCCACTCGGCTCAGCGCTACACACCTCCGTGCCACTCTTGATGCACGTTTAAAGCAGCCGAGCACTGGGGCCCGAGCACGAACTTCCACCTCTCTTGCGGTACAAATGGTCACCACCGCGCGCTCTCTTGCTGGGCAAAAACCCCCTCGGTTACTCACCGGTGCCAGCCAAGATCAGCTCATCGAGAGCCTGTTGGCAACAGAGCAGGTTCTGGCACTTCCCTGGCCCGGAGAGCTTACCCCCGATGTGAGGGCGCTACGCGGATTTCGTAACCAATTGCGTGAGTTGATTCGTGTGTGTGTTGACTACCGCATTACAACGCAAGAACTCTTAGCTCTCGGCAACGCGCATAACCGCCCCGAGTGGGTGGCGTGTGCACAATTGATGCCTCTCTACTGGGAGGCTGCGGCGGAACGACACCCCGGTGAGCTTGACCTGAGTCAGTTTCACCGAGCCGCCGCCGACCTGCTTGATTCCGTCACGACGGGCGTGGATCGTGCCAGCATCCTGGGTGAGGCAGCCAGACTGCAAACCATATTTATTGATGATGCGCACGAACTCACCCGATCATCCATTGAGCTTCTTGCGGCTTTTGCCAGACGCGGCGTTAGCATTGTTGCGGCGGGAGACCCCGACATCACCACGGGGGCTTTCCAGGGAGCCGAGCCCGAATTCCTTGCACAGATGAAAAACTTTGTTGCGGATCAGAGAGTGCATACGTTTGAACTGATGAGTGTCTACCGGCACGGTTCCACGATTCGGGAGCTTATTCAACGGGTAAGCGGAGCCATCGGCGCGGCCGGATGGGGCATTCAGCGAGCTGCTCCTGCGGTTCGTGAAGAGTCCCAAGAAAACAACAGTGTGCTCCTGGGAACCGTGCCTTCAGGTTCCCAGGAAGCCGCGGCCATAGCCCGATTACTGAGAGAACAGCACCTGGGAGCGGGTTCGCTCCCTGAGAACCCAGAGCCTCTTGAGTGGTCAAAGATGGCGGTAATCTGCCGAAGCCGAGGTCAGGCCGCTGCGTTGGCCGAAGCGCTCGTGGCACTTGATGTTCCCACCTCCGTTACGGCGGGTGGTACAGTTTTGCGAGACCACACCATTGTGCGCGACCTGGTCTTTGTATCCTCCATTGCCCTGGGAGAAACTAAGCTGGACTCAGAGTCACTGGCGCGTTTATTGCGCGGGCCCCTGTGCGGTCTTGACCACATTGCCCTGCGTCGTTTGCGAGCGGCGCTCCTGCACGAAGAACGCATGCAGCAAAAGGTGTCTCCACACGAAGAGGACGCACCCTCCGTCGAGCCGGCAGAAGGCGCGGAATCGCCGGTGTCCTCACGCGAAGAGGACGCACGGCGGGAGCGGGTCTTTACCGCGCAGATCCGCTCCGCCGACGAGCTCCTGTTGGAGGCATTTCTCGACCCGCAGGGCTTTCTGACCATCGATACCGAAGCCGCCCGACGCGCAGAAAAACTACAGAAGATTATGAGAGCAACGCGTTTAGTTGCGCACGAGGGCAGCATAGAAGAGATTCTCTGGGCGGCCTGGGATGCCTCTCAGCTTTCCCGTGTGTGGGAGAAACAGGCACTGGGCTCCACGGGAATTGTTGCGGACGAGGCAAATCGTTCGTTAGATGCTGTTGTGGCCCTCTTTTTTGCAGCTCAGCGCTACGAGGAGCGTTCTCCCGGGAGTGATCCGCGTGCGTTTATTACGCTCCTTATGTCGAGCGATCTTCCCGAGGACACCCTCGCCCCGAGGGCCAGGCAGGACTGTGTGACGGTCACCACGCCCAACGGTGTGATCGGTCGTAGCTTTGACCTGGTTATCGTGTCGGGGGTGCAGGAGGGGGTGTGGCCCAATCTGCGACTGCGCGGATCTCTCCTGGCGGTCACCTCCCTCATTGAGCTGTGTGAGCGGGGGGTCACCGGTACGGGGCACTCTCCGACGGGCAACGGATCCGTTCCCGTTGTCGACGCCACGAGCACCGACACTCACAACAGGCGAACGGTTCTGCACGATGAGCTCAGGATGTTTAACCAGGCGCTTTCTCGCGCAACCTCACGAGTGGTCATCGTTGCGGTCGATAACGAAGACTCCTTTCCCTCGCGATTTTTCAATCTGGTTCCCGGAGAAGGCCCACAGCAGCTTCCCAGCGGTACCCTGAGCCTTCGGGGAATGGTGGGCACTCTGCGCAGCAACCTTGAGGCTCAGCTAGTGAACTCCCGTAAGGACTCAGAAATGGCCGGGTCCCAGGATGTCTCAGGAGAGGCAGAGTCTCGCGATTTTCAGGTCTCCGCGGCCGCGCTCGCACTGCTCTCCCGCCACGGCATTGCGGGTGCACACCCGGAAGAGTGGTACGGAATTCTTCCTCCGAGCAGCAACACACCGCTTGTAGACCTCACCGACGAGAGCAGTGTTGTGTCGGTGAGCCCGTCCCGTTTGGAGACCCTAGAAAACTGTGAGCTCGACTGGGCTATCGGGTTCCTTGGAGGAGGTGACACCAGTGCTGTTGCCGGATTGGGCACGCTTGTACATCGAGCACTGGAGCATGAGCAGACCCCCAATGTTTCGGCGCTTATGGTTCAGGTCGATGCGGGTTGGAACGCTCTTTCGTTTGATGCCGAGTGGGAAGAACGGCGTATGCACGAGCGGGCGCGTCAGATGGTGGTTCGTCTTGTTGAATACCTGGGAGCGTTTGAGCGGGCACACGGGCGACTCCTCACCGCGGAACAGTCTTTTCGTGTTATCTCGGAGCGGGTGCGGCTTAGCGGTGCCATCGACAGGATTGAAATCTACCCCCCTGACCCACAGGAAGAATCAGATATGTTCTCCGGAAGAGTTGTGATTGTTGACCTTAAAACGGGAAATCCGGGGGTCACCGCCAAGACGGTGGGGGAGAACGCGCAGCTCTCTGCGTATCAGTTGGCGCTGGAGTCGGGAGCCCTGGAGGGAATCCCCGCACAGGCAACCTCTGGTGGGGCAAAGCTCATCGTGGTGTCGCCCGATTTGGCAACGTATAAGTCCGTTGAACAGGCCCCGCTTAGCCCGCAAGAGCTCAGTGCGTTTCGCGGACGGCTGGCATCCGCGGCCGAGCGCATGGCGGGAGCATCTTTTCACGCCAATATCGCCCGCCACTGTAGCAATCCGCATAATTTCGGTCTCTGTACCCTTCACACCGTGAGGGCGGTGAGCTTTCGATGA
- a CDS encoding DUF6882 domain-containing protein — protein sequence MTNTPTSLNDLVDDAIFLSAETQLLVQNRWGGLSWSVDTHTPSFVFEGTPPTVFRPHILGFSTVTPQRWAWGWDSSDFSEDTISLVKSLREKILSLDIPELSTQDESEWDSLPLRITIAIKALTGHAIHVAAKIGDNNTHVWMLLEDPKFALPDPTAATIAQAIREGSTGSYVTDIQRALTAYATQRRLPLRWDTPSPLITVATLTISESAAVRVEINEHGRVSRVSDLPTTQNSAAKSGEAAAPQQLSNAQHTPDPQDDTPQQRADAPQRTPDPQDRQQRGFFGRLFGGR from the coding sequence ATGACCAATACACCCACATCACTGAACGATCTAGTTGATGACGCAATCTTTCTCTCAGCAGAAACCCAATTGCTCGTTCAGAATCGCTGGGGTGGATTAAGCTGGAGTGTAGACACGCACACGCCATCATTTGTCTTCGAGGGAACACCTCCCACGGTCTTCCGCCCACACATTCTGGGATTTTCAACCGTCACGCCTCAACGCTGGGCATGGGGCTGGGATAGCAGCGATTTCTCCGAGGATACAATCTCTCTCGTCAAAAGCCTCCGCGAAAAGATACTCTCGCTTGATATCCCCGAGTTATCCACACAAGACGAGTCTGAATGGGACAGTCTTCCCCTCCGAATTACAATCGCAATCAAGGCTCTCACCGGCCACGCTATACACGTTGCGGCCAAAATAGGCGACAACAATACTCACGTATGGATGCTCCTCGAAGATCCAAAATTCGCACTGCCCGATCCCACTGCAGCTACGATTGCCCAAGCCATTCGTGAGGGAAGCACAGGATCATACGTTACCGATATTCAACGCGCCCTCACCGCGTATGCCACACAGCGTAGGCTCCCTCTTCGCTGGGACACCCCGTCACCGCTCATCACGGTGGCTACTCTTACCATCTCCGAGAGCGCTGCTGTCCGTGTGGAGATCAACGAGCACGGCCGTGTTTCACGAGTCTCAGATCTGCCGACCACCCAGAACAGCGCTGCAAAGAGTGGGGAAGCTGCAGCCCCGCAACAGCTTAGCAACGCTCAACACACACCCGACCCGCAAGACGACACTCCGCAACAGCGAGCCGATGCCCCCCAGCGTACCCCCGATCCGCAGGACAGGCAGCAACGAGGGTTCTTTGGTCGTCTCTTTGGTGGGCGTTAA
- a CDS encoding DUF3107 domain-containing protein — MEIRIGIINTPREISFETDESAESFEATINTALEAGKPVVRLTDSKGRIYLVHTGSIAYVEIGNDTARRVGFVG; from the coding sequence GTGGAAATCCGTATTGGCATCATTAACACTCCTCGTGAAATCTCCTTCGAGACAGACGAGTCCGCCGAAAGTTTTGAGGCAACCATCAATACTGCCCTGGAGGCGGGCAAACCCGTAGTTCGACTCACAGATTCCAAGGGGCGTATCTACCTGGTTCACACCGGCTCAATCGCCTATGTCGAGATCGGTAATGATACCGCCCGCAGGGTCGGGTTTGTGGGGTAA